A single Lolium perenne isolate Kyuss_39 chromosome 6, Kyuss_2.0, whole genome shotgun sequence DNA region contains:
- the LOC127305556 gene encoding uncharacterized protein, translating to MSAHTPRTPNTYAPSPGLLLAFASSRIGLRSGVVRYGKFSGCPSASFNRPRQRKGRKQAATSAIAQATDTTETEPADRARASKRGFNTDPVSAYCLLFADEQRTSAIPDLNAEVIADLNMQELPVSKKAPSVDDI from the exons ATGTCCGCGCACACGCCAAGGACTCCAAACACGTATGCTCCCTCTCCTGGCCTCCTCCTGG catttgcttcttcacggataggattgcgaagtggtgtggtgagatacggcaagttctccggatgtccctcggcaagctttaacag GCCGAGGCAGAGGAAAGGGAGGAAACAAGCTGCTACTAGTGCAATTGCACAAGCTACAGATACTACTGAAACTGAGCCTGCGGACAGagcgagagcatcaaaaagaggcTTTAATACAGACCCTGTGAGTGCTTACTGCCTGCTGTTTGCTGATGAGCAACGGACAAGTGCAATCCCAGATCTGAATGCTGAAGTAATTGCTGACCTCAATATGCAAGAACTTCCTGTCAGTAAgaaagcaccaagtgttgatgataTCTAA